A region from the Ptychodera flava strain L36383 chromosome 10, AS_Pfla_20210202, whole genome shotgun sequence genome encodes:
- the LOC139141802 gene encoding uncharacterized protein: MCDNSINKEIATLLNLPSSPIEAMSPLLLDNMTEDHAWPELRALRKRKQRSDTLSLKKTGNFRRLENVVWREWFVRCQSPPSPTPSENECPRKIIVNGIDIPTEYEIYEPRRHEMAVIGSYVDPRISTGFCYKVRINGTEKYQFKGKPLRLQSVGKGYGKRLTFAGKSLNQNSNFFWSDTHDQGYAFSIHAVFENDEFGIYDSNHRHIGSAVVESVSDVQKEIAHVTKKDYNEKTVAVTMRCNVQIRSGPHGLVSLISPETLNLDGLAVVVKANKSDKAVTKCVEDIEIPGIGRCTLRSDD; this comes from the exons ATGTGCGACAACAGCATCAACAAAGAGATAGCAACACTGCTTAACTTGCCCAGCTCTCCTATCGAGGCCATGTCTCCGTTGCTCTTAGATAATATGACAGAAGATCACGCTTGGCCTGAGCTGAGGGCTCTACGGAAGAGAAAACAGCGGTCTGACACACTCTCCCTCAAAAAGACAGGAAACTTTCGTCGTTTGGAGAATGTGGTATGGCGGGAATGGTTCGTCCGTTGTCAGTCGCCACCCAGCCCTACACCGAGTGAAAACGAGTGCCCACGAAAGATTATAGTAAACGGCATCGATATACCAACTGAATATGAAATTTACGAACCAAGACGCCATGAGATGGCCGTAATCG GCTCATATGTAGACCCGCGAATAAGTACCGGCTTCTGTTATAAGGTGCGCATAAACGGCACTGAGAAATACCAATTCAAGGGAAAACCTCTGCGACTTCAGAGTGTTGGCAAAGGCTACGGGAAAAGACTCACATTCGCCGGCAAATCGTTGaaccaaaacagcaatttctTCTGGTCAGACACTCACGACCAGGGCTACGCCTTTAGCATCCATGCAGTTTTCGAGAATGACGAGTTTGGAATTTATGATTCCAATCATCGACATATTGGCAGTGCAGTTGTGGAATCCGTCAGCGATGTGCAAAAAGAAATCGCTCATGTTACGAAAAAAGACTATAACGAAAAGACAGTTGCAGTCACAATGCGTTGTAATGTTCAGATAAGGAGTGGTCCGCATGGGCTTGTCTCCCTAATATCTCCTGAAACTCTTAATTTAGACGGCCTTGCAGTGGTTGTGAAGGCTAATAAAAGCGACAAAGCGGTAACCAAGTGCGTCGAAGACATTGAGATTCCCGGCATTGGAAGATGCACACTTCGTTCAGATGACTAA